The following are from one region of the Pseudomonas lalucatii genome:
- the hrpA gene encoding ATP-dependent RNA helicase HrpA has product MTDQTPAFDLLLKNLDQALIADRHRLRRQLHELRKPATQDQAKLAQWLERFQASVAKVEARRLSVPAMRYDDALPIAAKRDEIKAAISKHQVVVIAGETGSGKTTQLPKICLELGRGTHGLIGHTQPRRLAARSVATRVAEEIGTPLGELVGYQVRFEDQSNERSLIKLMTDGILLAETQHDRFLDKYDTLIVDEAHERSLNIDFLLGYLKTLLARRPDLKLIITSATIDLERFSQHFGGAPVVEVSGRTYPVETWYRPLTAEQDEEGNRVEEDLSVDQAILAGLDELAAFERSEGKRPGDVLVFLPGEREIRDCAEVLRKANLRHTEVLPLYARLTPAEQQKIFQPMAGRKIVLATNVAETSLTVPGIRYVIDSGTARISRYSYRAKVQRLPIEAVSQASANQRKGRCGRVEPGICIRLYSEEDFLARPEFTDPEILRTNLAAVILQMLHLRLGEVDAFPFIEPPDGKAISDGYTLLQELSAVSRDGQLTPLGRQLARLPVDPRMGRMVLEGAKQGSLEEVLIIASALSVQDVRERPSDRQQAADQAHAQWKDVDSDFAALINLWRGFEEQRQALGSNALRSWCRKNFLNYLRLREWRDAHRQLTLISRELQLKAKAPEGKPAKPEPGKGPDAARESAKAVKDEAQQRSIDYAKVHKAILSGLLSQIGQKTEDGDYLGARQRRFWIHPSSGLGRKKPSWLMTAELVETSKLFARMVAKIEPDWIEPLAGHLIKKNHLEPHWEKKRGQVVAYEQISLYGMIVVGRRPVHYGPIDPVVSRELFIREGLVGGEIHSRARCLSANRQLLEKLDELEAKARRRDILADEETLFAFYEARLPADIYQTASFDSWYKRESAGNAQLLIMREEDVLARDAREVTAAQYPDSLHLGELQLPLSYHFEPNHPRDGVTLRVPAPLLPQLPGERLEWLVPGLLEAKCVALVRNLPKAVRKNFVPVPDFVGAALAKIAFAEGSLPAALGRELLRMTGVRVAEEAWTDAAAQIEGHLRMNIEVVDSHGKPLGEGRDLAELCARFSEASQAALALPKTEKAQQPVQAKAFAEVAEKAQQKVAGLSMTVYPALVEEGGEVKEGRFPTQAEAEFQHRRALQRLLLQQLAEPAKYLRGKLPGLTELGLLHREIGRIEALVEDILLASLDSCILEGEASLPRDGAALAALAERKRGDWTAHVERLARLCLEILKLWHGLQKRFKGKIDLAQAMALNDIKQQLANLVYPGFVRETPGEWLKELPRYLKAIEQRLDKIGAQVQRDRVWSGELAGYWEQYQARLGKHRQEGKRDPQLIQYRWMLEEYRVSLFAQQLGTKMAVSDKRLSKQWSAVEA; this is encoded by the coding sequence ATGACCGACCAGACTCCCGCCTTCGACCTCCTGCTGAAGAACCTCGATCAGGCGCTGATCGCCGACCGTCACCGCCTGCGTCGCCAGCTGCATGAGCTGCGCAAGCCGGCGACCCAGGATCAGGCCAAGCTGGCGCAGTGGCTGGAGCGCTTCCAGGCCTCCGTCGCCAAGGTCGAGGCGCGTCGCCTCAGCGTGCCGGCCATGCGCTACGACGACGCCCTGCCGATCGCCGCCAAGCGCGACGAGATCAAGGCCGCTATCAGCAAGCATCAGGTGGTGGTGATCGCCGGCGAGACCGGCTCGGGCAAGACCACCCAGCTGCCGAAGATCTGCCTGGAGCTGGGCCGCGGCACCCACGGCCTGATCGGCCACACCCAGCCGCGCCGCCTGGCCGCGCGCAGCGTGGCCACCCGGGTGGCCGAGGAGATCGGCACGCCGCTGGGCGAACTGGTGGGCTACCAGGTGCGCTTCGAGGACCAGAGCAACGAGCGCAGCCTGATCAAGCTGATGACCGACGGCATCCTGCTGGCCGAGACCCAGCACGACCGCTTCCTCGACAAGTACGACACCCTGATCGTCGACGAGGCCCACGAGCGCAGCCTGAACATCGATTTCCTGCTCGGCTACCTGAAGACCCTGCTGGCGCGCCGGCCCGACCTCAAGCTGATCATCACCTCGGCGACCATCGACCTGGAACGCTTCTCCCAGCACTTCGGCGGCGCGCCGGTGGTGGAGGTGTCGGGGCGCACCTACCCGGTGGAGACCTGGTACCGGCCGCTGACCGCCGAGCAGGACGAGGAGGGCAACCGGGTCGAGGAGGACCTCTCGGTGGACCAGGCGATACTCGCCGGCCTCGACGAGCTGGCCGCCTTCGAGCGCAGCGAGGGCAAGCGCCCCGGCGACGTGCTGGTGTTCCTGCCCGGCGAGCGGGAGATCCGCGACTGCGCCGAGGTGCTGCGCAAGGCCAACCTCAGGCACACCGAGGTGCTGCCGCTGTATGCGCGGCTGACCCCGGCCGAGCAACAGAAGATCTTCCAGCCCATGGCCGGGCGCAAGATCGTCCTGGCCACCAACGTCGCCGAGACCTCGCTGACCGTGCCGGGCATCCGCTACGTGATCGACAGCGGCACCGCGCGCATCAGCCGCTACAGCTACCGCGCCAAGGTCCAGCGCCTGCCCATCGAGGCCGTGTCCCAGGCCAGCGCCAACCAGCGCAAGGGCCGCTGCGGGCGGGTCGAGCCGGGCATCTGCATCCGCCTGTACAGCGAGGAGGACTTCCTCGCTCGCCCCGAATTCACCGACCCGGAGATCCTGCGTACCAACCTGGCCGCGGTGATCCTGCAGATGCTCCACCTGCGCCTGGGCGAGGTCGACGCCTTTCCCTTCATCGAGCCGCCGGACGGCAAGGCCATCAGCGATGGCTACACCCTGCTGCAGGAGCTCTCGGCGGTCAGCCGCGACGGCCAGCTGACCCCCCTGGGCCGCCAGCTGGCGCGCCTGCCGGTGGACCCGCGCATGGGCCGCATGGTGCTCGAGGGCGCCAAGCAGGGCAGCCTGGAGGAAGTGCTGATCATCGCCAGCGCCCTGTCGGTGCAGGATGTGCGCGAGCGCCCGTCCGACCGCCAGCAGGCCGCCGACCAGGCCCACGCCCAGTGGAAGGACGTCGATTCGGACTTTGCCGCCCTGATCAACCTGTGGCGCGGCTTCGAGGAGCAGCGCCAGGCCCTGGGTTCCAACGCCCTGCGCAGCTGGTGCCGGAAGAACTTCCTCAACTACCTGCGCCTGCGCGAGTGGCGCGACGCGCACCGCCAGCTGACCCTGATCAGCCGCGAGCTGCAGCTCAAGGCCAAGGCGCCGGAGGGCAAGCCGGCCAAGCCGGAGCCCGGCAAGGGCCCGGACGCTGCCCGCGAGTCCGCCAAGGCCGTCAAGGACGAGGCCCAGCAGCGCAGCATCGACTACGCCAAGGTACACAAGGCCATCCTCAGCGGCCTGCTCAGCCAGATCGGCCAGAAAACCGAAGACGGCGACTACCTCGGCGCGCGTCAGCGGCGCTTCTGGATTCATCCCTCCTCCGGCCTGGGTAGAAAGAAACCCAGCTGGCTGATGACCGCCGAGCTGGTGGAGACCAGCAAGCTGTTTGCGCGCATGGTGGCGAAGATCGAGCCGGACTGGATCGAGCCCCTGGCCGGCCACCTGATCAAGAAGAATCACCTGGAGCCGCACTGGGAGAAGAAGCGCGGACAGGTGGTGGCCTACGAGCAGATCAGCCTCTACGGCATGATCGTGGTCGGCCGTCGCCCGGTGCACTACGGCCCGATCGACCCGGTGGTGTCGCGCGAGCTGTTCATCCGCGAGGGCCTGGTCGGCGGCGAGATCCACTCCCGCGCCCGCTGCCTGTCGGCCAACCGCCAGCTGCTGGAAAAGCTCGACGAGCTGGAGGCCAAGGCCCGGCGGCGTGACATCCTGGCCGACGAGGAAACCCTGTTCGCCTTCTACGAGGCGCGCCTGCCGGCCGACATCTACCAGACCGCCAGTTTCGACAGCTGGTACAAGCGCGAGAGCGCCGGCAATGCGCAGCTGCTGATCATGCGCGAGGAAGACGTGCTGGCCCGCGACGCCCGCGAGGTCACCGCCGCGCAATACCCCGACAGCCTGCACCTGGGCGAGCTGCAACTGCCGTTGTCCTATCACTTCGAACCCAATCATCCGCGCGACGGCGTCACCCTGCGGGTGCCGGCGCCGCTGCTGCCGCAGCTGCCCGGCGAGCGCCTGGAGTGGCTGGTGCCGGGCCTGCTGGAGGCCAAGTGCGTGGCCCTGGTGCGCAACCTGCCCAAGGCGGTGCGCAAGAACTTCGTGCCGGTGCCGGACTTCGTCGGCGCGGCCCTGGCCAAGATCGCTTTCGCCGAGGGCAGCCTGCCCGCCGCCCTGGGCCGCGAGCTGCTGCGCATGACCGGGGTGCGCGTGGCCGAGGAGGCCTGGACCGATGCCGCCGCGCAGATCGAGGGCCACCTGCGCATGAACATCGAGGTGGTCGACAGCCATGGCAAGCCGCTCGGCGAGGGGCGCGACCTGGCCGAGCTGTGTGCCCGCTTCAGCGAGGCCAGCCAGGCCGCGCTGGCCCTGCCGAAGACCGAGAAAGCCCAGCAGCCGGTGCAGGCCAAGGCCTTCGCCGAAGTGGCCGAGAAGGCCCAGCAGAAGGTCGCCGGGCTGTCGATGACCGTCTACCCGGCGCTGGTGGAGGAGGGCGGAGAGGTCAAGGAAGGGCGCTTCCCGACCCAGGCCGAGGCCGAGTTCCAGCACCGCCGCGCCCTGCAGCGCCTGCTGTTGCAGCAACTGGCCGAGCCGGCCAAGTACCTGCGCGGCAAGCTGCCGGGGCTGACCGAGCTGGGCCTGCTGCACCGCGAGATCGGCCGCATCGAGGCGCTGGTCGAGGACATCCTCCTGGCCAGCCTGGACAGCTGCATCCTCGAGGGTGAAGCGAGCCTGCCCCGCGACGGCGCCGCCCTGGCGGCCCTGGCCGAGCGCAAGCGCGGCGACTGGACGGCCCACGTCGAACGCCTGGCCCGCCTGTGCCTGGAAATCCTCAAGCTGTGGCACGGCCTGCAGAAACGCTTCAAGGGCAAGATCGACCTGGCCCAGGCCATGGCGCTCAACGACATCAAGCAGCAGCTCGCCAACCTGGTCTACCCGGGCTTCGTGCGCGAGACGCCGGGCGAGTGGCTCAAGGAACTGCCGCGCTACCTCAAGGCCATCGAGCAGCGCCTGGACAAGATCGGCGCCCAGGTGCAGCGCGACCGGGTGTGGAGCGGCGAGCTGGCCGGCTACTGGGAGCAGTACCAGGCGCGCCTGGGCAAGCACCGCCAGGAGGGCAAGCGCGATCCGCAGCTTATCCAGTACCGCTGGATGCTCGAGGAGTATCGGGTGTCGCTGTTCGCCCAGCAGCTGGGCACCAAAATGGCGGTATCGGACAAGCGCCTTAGCAAGCAGTGGAGCGCGGTCGAAGCCTGA
- a CDS encoding amidohydrolase: MRVVPSLTGLLMLASSALQAAEPAARLLHNGKVYTVNEQQPWASALAIAEDGRILAVGDGQALQAYVDAQTERVDLQGRLVLPGFQDTHAHVLDASSQAQGDCTLSPGDGVERWLEQLEECNAEDEGDWLVGWGFALHSLLEEDEAPRDLLDAVVADRPVTLMEETSHAYWLNSKGLELAGIDADSPDPVGGVIMRDEGGRPTGLVLDNAGDLALDQALPPSRALAEVYYQAVLTGQDQLASNGITSVADARVFWRRGHLEAWQKAAQRDELKARTALGLWAYPSLDDEQQLAELKSLYRPGDAHSLLRVNQVKFYVDGIIHNTTARLQQPYQESLPGVEPKGLYYFGPERLRRYVGELSEAGFDMHIHAIGDQAVGDALDAIEAGGGQGRHRLTHVELVDQADLPRFKQLDVTADFQPSRYFAPPFLKDNEPLIGQRAYRLLPLGQLHDSGARVTLSSDWDVNPLSPLGIMHNALSLGERSLPSLEAAVRAYTLDAAYSLRQEQHTGSLEVGKQADLVVLDRDIFQLPLAQLGKTRVLWTLLGGEEVFRATGF; this comes from the coding sequence ATGCGAGTTGTTCCGAGTCTGACCGGCCTGCTGATGCTGGCCAGTTCCGCCCTGCAGGCCGCCGAGCCGGCCGCCAGGCTGTTGCACAACGGCAAGGTCTACACGGTGAACGAGCAGCAGCCATGGGCCAGCGCCCTGGCCATCGCCGAGGACGGGCGCATTCTCGCCGTGGGCGATGGCCAGGCGCTGCAGGCCTATGTCGACGCGCAGACCGAGCGGGTCGACCTGCAGGGGCGCCTGGTGCTGCCGGGTTTCCAGGATACCCACGCCCATGTGCTGGATGCCTCCTCGCAGGCCCAGGGCGATTGCACCCTCAGCCCCGGGGATGGGGTGGAGCGGTGGCTGGAGCAGCTGGAGGAGTGCAACGCCGAGGACGAGGGCGACTGGCTGGTGGGTTGGGGCTTCGCCCTGCATAGCCTGCTGGAGGAGGACGAAGCCCCGCGCGACCTGCTCGACGCCGTGGTGGCGGACCGCCCGGTGACCCTGATGGAGGAGACCTCGCACGCCTACTGGCTCAACTCCAAGGGCCTGGAACTGGCCGGCATCGATGCCGACAGCCCCGACCCGGTCGGCGGTGTGATCATGCGCGACGAGGGCGGTCGGCCCACCGGCCTGGTGCTGGACAATGCCGGCGACCTGGCGCTGGACCAGGCCCTGCCGCCGTCCAGGGCGCTCGCAGAGGTCTATTATCAGGCGGTGCTGACGGGCCAGGACCAACTGGCCAGCAACGGCATCACCTCGGTGGCCGATGCCAGGGTGTTCTGGCGCCGGGGCCATCTCGAGGCCTGGCAGAAGGCCGCCCAGCGCGACGAACTTAAGGCGCGCACCGCCCTGGGCTTGTGGGCCTATCCGTCGCTGGACGACGAGCAGCAGCTGGCCGAACTCAAGTCCCTGTATCGACCCGGCGATGCGCACAGCCTGCTGCGGGTCAACCAGGTCAAGTTCTACGTCGACGGCATCATCCACAACACCACCGCGCGGCTGCAGCAGCCCTATCAAGAAAGCCTGCCGGGGGTCGAGCCCAAAGGGCTGTACTACTTTGGTCCCGAGCGGTTGCGACGCTATGTCGGCGAGCTGTCCGAGGCTGGCTTCGACATGCATATCCATGCCATCGGCGACCAGGCGGTGGGCGATGCCCTGGACGCCATCGAGGCCGGCGGCGGCCAGGGGCGGCACCGCCTGACCCACGTCGAGCTGGTGGACCAGGCCGACCTGCCGCGCTTCAAGCAGCTGGATGTTACCGCCGACTTCCAGCCAAGCCGTTACTTCGCGCCGCCTTTCCTCAAGGACAACGAGCCGCTGATCGGTCAGCGCGCCTATCGACTGCTGCCGCTGGGCCAGCTGCATGACAGCGGCGCGCGGGTCACCCTGAGTTCCGACTGGGACGTAAACCCCTTGTCGCCCCTGGGCATCATGCACAACGCCCTGAGCCTGGGCGAGCGCAGCCTGCCCAGCCTGGAGGCGGCGGTGCGCGCCTACACCCTGGACGCCGCCTACAGCCTGCGTCAGGAGCAGCACACCGGCTCGCTGGAAGTGGGCAAGCAGGCCGATCTGGTGGTGCTGGACCGCGACATCTTCCAGCTGCCGCTCGCGCAGCTCGGCAAGACCCGGGTGCTCTGGACCCTGCTCGGCGGCGAGGAGGTGTTCCGCGCCACGGGCTTCTGA
- a CDS encoding extracellular solute-binding protein, whose protein sequence is MNKHSKPLAALALGLGLLSQPLLAEEKVLHLYNWADYFAEDTLTKFTAETGIRVVYDLMDSSETLEARMMSGGSGYDLIFPGDTVAERLMRAGALQPLDKAKLTELEDIEPGLRALHAQYPKSRDATVPYTWGTIGLTYNAEMIRQRAPGAPVNSLDMLFKPELAARFADCGISLIDSPDEVLAVALHYLGRDPRSAKPEDLEAAQALLMQLRPYVTKLQSQPVTDLVNGDLCLSLGYSGDMTQAQRTADAAGKQVDFQYRIPSEGSAVWMDTMAIPVDAKHPECAYAFINFVMRPEHMAAISNFTGYPTSNAKARAAVDPQMRDNPDIYPSEASYARLFPGKDIPQRDMRARMRTWTNFKTATAQ, encoded by the coding sequence ATGAATAAGCACAGCAAACCGCTGGCCGCGTTGGCCCTGGGCCTGGGGCTGCTGAGCCAGCCGCTGCTGGCCGAGGAGAAGGTGCTGCACCTGTACAACTGGGCGGACTACTTCGCCGAGGACACCCTGACCAAGTTCACCGCCGAGACCGGCATCCGCGTGGTCTACGACCTGATGGACAGCAGCGAAACGCTGGAGGCCAGGATGATGTCCGGCGGCAGCGGCTACGACCTGATCTTCCCCGGCGACACCGTGGCCGAACGGCTGATGCGCGCCGGCGCCCTGCAACCGCTGGACAAGGCCAAGCTGACCGAACTGGAGGACATCGAGCCGGGCCTGCGGGCGCTGCACGCGCAGTACCCCAAGTCCCGCGATGCCACGGTGCCTTACACCTGGGGCACCATCGGCCTGACCTACAACGCCGAGATGATCCGCCAGCGCGCGCCGGGCGCGCCGGTGAACAGTCTGGACATGTTGTTCAAGCCGGAGCTGGCGGCCAGGTTCGCCGACTGCGGGATCTCCCTGATCGACTCCCCCGACGAAGTGCTGGCGGTGGCGCTGCACTACCTGGGGCGCGACCCGCGCAGCGCCAAGCCTGAGGACCTGGAGGCGGCGCAAGCCCTGCTGATGCAGCTGCGCCCCTATGTGACCAAGCTGCAGTCGCAGCCGGTCACCGATCTGGTCAACGGCGACCTGTGCCTGTCGCTCGGCTACAGCGGCGACATGACCCAGGCCCAACGCACGGCAGACGCCGCCGGCAAGCAGGTGGACTTCCAGTACCGCATCCCCAGCGAGGGCTCCGCGGTGTGGATGGACACCATGGCGATCCCCGTGGACGCCAAGCATCCGGAGTGCGCCTACGCCTTCATCAACTTCGTCATGCGCCCGGAGCACATGGCGGCCATCTCCAACTTCACCGGCTACCCCACCTCCAACGCCAAGGCGCGTGCCGCCGTCGACCCGCAGATGCGCGACAACCCGGACATCTACCCGAGCGAGGCCAGTTACGCCCGGCTGTTCCCCGGCAAGGACATCCCGCAACGCGACATGCGTGCGCGCATGCGCACCTGGACCAACTTCAAGACCGCCACCGCGCAGTAG
- the aguB gene encoding N-carbamoylputrescine amidase — MSKLCIATTQFACSWELGRNLDQAERLVRQAAARGAQVILLQELFATPYFCIEQDHKHLALAEEYGNSRVLKRFAVLARELGVVLPLSWFEKAGNAYFNSLSVADADGRLLGVYRKTHIPNAIGYQEKEYFSPGDTGFRVWDTAFGCLGVGICWDQWFPETARCLALQGAEVLLFPTAIGSEPGAAALDSRDHWQMCMRGHAAANILPVVAANRVGREVASNDPELAMSFYGSSFITDHKGKTLVEADRDSTGMLVQTLDLPAMREERLTWGIYRDRRPEMYGPLLGLDGRQTHVRWTARGVHDE, encoded by the coding sequence ATGAGCAAACTGTGCATCGCCACCACCCAGTTCGCCTGCAGCTGGGAGCTCGGACGCAACCTCGACCAGGCCGAGCGGCTGGTGCGCCAGGCGGCCGCCCGGGGCGCCCAGGTGATCCTGCTGCAGGAGCTGTTCGCCACGCCCTATTTCTGCATCGAGCAGGACCACAAGCACCTGGCGCTGGCCGAGGAGTACGGCAACAGCCGGGTGCTCAAACGCTTCGCCGTCCTGGCCCGGGAGCTGGGCGTGGTCTTGCCGCTGTCCTGGTTCGAGAAGGCCGGCAATGCCTATTTCAATTCCCTGAGCGTGGCCGACGCCGACGGTCGCTTGCTCGGTGTCTACCGCAAGACCCATATTCCCAACGCCATCGGCTATCAGGAGAAGGAGTATTTCAGCCCCGGCGACACCGGTTTCCGGGTCTGGGACACCGCCTTCGGTTGCCTCGGGGTGGGCATCTGCTGGGACCAGTGGTTCCCCGAGACCGCCCGTTGCCTGGCCCTGCAGGGCGCCGAGGTGCTGCTGTTCCCCACCGCCATCGGCTCCGAGCCGGGGGCCGCGGCGCTGGATTCGCGCGATCACTGGCAGATGTGCATGCGGGGCCATGCCGCCGCCAACATCCTGCCGGTGGTCGCCGCCAACCGCGTCGGCCGCGAGGTGGCGAGCAACGACCCCGAGCTGGCGATGAGTTTCTACGGCTCCTCGTTCATCACCGATCACAAGGGCAAGACGCTGGTCGAGGCCGACCGCGATTCGACCGGCATGCTGGTGCAGACCCTGGATCTGCCGGCCATGCGCGAAGAGCGCCTGACCTGGGGCATCTACCGCGATCGTCGCCCGGAGATGTACGGCCCCCTGCTGGGCCTGGACGGTCGTCAAACCCATGTGCGCTGGACGGCGCGAGGAGTTCACGATGAATAA
- a CDS encoding agmatine deiminase family protein, whose product MQQNDTQQNAWYMPAEWVWHAATWMVWPHNQALWENTWGVTLAQVQADFARVANAIARFEPVRLVVDPSALASARTLCGSGVELVELAVNDSWCRDSGPSFVCHPQLGLAGVSWRFNAWGGKSAHDLDESLARRVLNGLGLECFGTPLANEGGAIHVDGDGTLITTESVLLNPNRNPGLSKAEMEAIFARLLGVQKTIWLPGDPDHVTGDMTDGHVDGVCAFARPGALLVDATHEQSSTYAEVVRENRRALELATDARGRRFELLELFDASDALDSTAEVFCASYTNFYIANGAVIMPAYGIAADRVAAETLAMAFPGREVVPVRIDHLAHGGGGVHCITQQQPAWPLKG is encoded by the coding sequence ATGCAACAGAACGACACGCAGCAGAACGCCTGGTACATGCCGGCCGAATGGGTTTGGCACGCCGCTACCTGGATGGTCTGGCCGCATAACCAGGCGCTCTGGGAGAACACCTGGGGGGTGACCCTGGCCCAGGTGCAGGCCGACTTCGCCCGGGTGGCCAACGCCATCGCCCGCTTCGAGCCGGTCAGGCTGGTGGTCGATCCCAGCGCCCTGGCGTCCGCCCGGACGCTGTGCGGGTCGGGTGTCGAACTGGTCGAGCTGGCGGTCAACGACAGCTGGTGCCGCGACAGCGGGCCGAGCTTCGTCTGCCATCCGCAGCTGGGCCTGGCCGGGGTCAGCTGGCGTTTCAATGCCTGGGGCGGCAAGTCGGCCCATGACCTGGACGAGAGCCTGGCCCGACGTGTGCTCAACGGCCTGGGCCTGGAGTGTTTCGGTACGCCGCTGGCCAACGAGGGCGGCGCCATCCATGTGGATGGCGACGGCACCCTGATCACCACCGAGTCGGTGCTGCTCAATCCCAATCGCAATCCTGGCCTGAGCAAGGCCGAGATGGAGGCCATCTTCGCCCGCCTATTGGGCGTGCAGAAGACCATCTGGCTGCCAGGCGATCCCGACCATGTCACCGGCGACATGACCGACGGCCACGTCGACGGCGTCTGCGCCTTCGCCCGACCCGGCGCGCTGCTGGTGGACGCCACCCATGAGCAGTCCTCGACCTATGCCGAGGTGGTGCGCGAGAATCGCCGCGCCCTGGAGCTGGCCACCGATGCCCGTGGGCGCCGGTTCGAGCTGCTCGAGCTGTTTGATGCCAGCGATGCGCTGGACAGCACGGCCGAGGTGTTCTGCGCCTCCTACACCAACTTCTACATCGCCAACGGCGCCGTGATCATGCCGGCCTACGGCATCGCCGCCGATCGGGTGGCCGCCGAGACCCTGGCCATGGCCTTCCCGGGGCGTGAAGTGGTGCCGGTGCGGATCGACCACCTGGCCCATGGCGGCGGCGGGGTGCACTGCATCACCCAGCAACAGCCGGCCTGGCCGCTGAAGGGGTGA
- a CDS encoding LysR family transcriptional regulator, which produces MLKHWPPLNALRGFEAAARLGSFHKAAEELHLTQSAISQQIRSLEGYLEQPLFHRSGRSVSLTDAGYDLLSTTQSLLQQLAVGIRRLEQYRKPNQLVVNTTPAFARHWLLPRLGDFQRRHPEIDLWLFTTDEAPDMASQTIDIAVRDDIAAQAECSFRVLLRDRLYPACHPRLLEMPAAARSTLHGEREMDWSHWEVEAGVDVGQQGHGLNFSDPGLLLDAACQGLGIALVSQLLAEQAQACGLLQPLAEQRVRGPSWAWLIHRDSERSPLTRGFCAWLRGALEENTGA; this is translated from the coding sequence ATGCTCAAGCACTGGCCGCCGCTGAACGCCCTGCGCGGCTTCGAAGCCGCCGCCCGCCTGGGCAGCTTCCACAAGGCCGCCGAAGAACTGCACCTCACCCAATCGGCCATCAGCCAGCAGATCCGCAGCCTGGAAGGCTATCTGGAACAACCGCTGTTCCATCGCAGCGGCCGCAGCGTCAGCCTGACCGACGCCGGCTACGACCTGCTCAGCACCACCCAGTCGCTGCTGCAACAACTGGCCGTGGGCATTCGCCGGCTGGAGCAGTACCGCAAGCCCAACCAGCTGGTGGTCAACACCACGCCGGCCTTCGCCCGCCATTGGCTGCTGCCGCGCCTGGGCGATTTCCAGCGTCGCCACCCCGAGATCGATCTGTGGCTGTTCACCACCGACGAGGCACCGGACATGGCCAGCCAGACCATCGACATCGCCGTGCGCGACGACATCGCCGCCCAGGCCGAGTGCAGCTTCCGGGTGCTGCTGCGCGATCGCCTCTACCCGGCCTGCCACCCCAGGCTGCTGGAGATGCCCGCCGCCGCGCGCAGCACCCTGCACGGCGAGCGGGAGATGGACTGGAGTCACTGGGAAGTGGAAGCCGGGGTCGACGTCGGCCAGCAGGGCCACGGTTTGAACTTCTCCGACCCCGGCCTGCTGCTGGACGCCGCCTGCCAGGGCCTGGGCATCGCCCTGGTCAGCCAGCTGCTGGCCGAGCAGGCCCAAGCCTGCGGCCTGTTGCAGCCCCTGGCCGAGCAGCGCGTGCGCGGCCCCAGCTGGGCCTGGCTGATCCACCGCGACAGCGAGCGCAGCCCGCTGACCCGCGGTTTCTGCGCCTGGCTGCGCGGCGCCCTGGAGGAAAACACCGGCGCATAA